One genomic window of Gossypium hirsutum isolate 1008001.06 chromosome D11, Gossypium_hirsutum_v2.1, whole genome shotgun sequence includes the following:
- the LOC121223653 gene encoding uncharacterized protein encodes MSRHSLTKKDGLRRDLVLRTDSFSLTRLRAYAPLPPPPHDLPAHLSPRPPPPTSLIHFHAGAGSCRSSASVVAASTVNSVSIRQGMKELHGLGLIRVCYLLGTLKKVTAGVEWGETDAVFGVSMEMSGTPKSQAMPLAFSQRSITDSGLG; translated from the exons ATGTCCCGACATTCCCTCACCAAAAAAGACGGATTAAGAAGGGATTTAGTTCTCCGTACGGACTCCTTCTCCTTGACGCGCCTACGCGCCTACGCGCCACTTCCACCTCCACCGCATGACTTGCCAGCTCACCTTTCGCCCCGTCCACCGCCTCCTACTTCTCTAATTCACTTTCACGCCGGCGCTGGTTCTTGCAGGTCATCCGCTTCCGTGGTGGCCGCTAGCACCGTCAATTCCGTTTCG ATAAGGCAGGGAATGAAAGAATTGCATGGACTTGGACTGATAAGGGTTTGTTATCTACTTGGGACACTTAAAAAGGTTACTGCGGGTGTTGAATGGGGAGAGACAGATGCGGTTTTTGGAGTTAGTATGGAAATGTCAGGTACCCCAAAGAGTCAGGCAATGCCTTTGGCTTTTTCTCAGAGATCCATTACAGATTCGGGCTTGGGATGA
- the LOC107903982 gene encoding uncharacterized protein isoform X1 produces the protein MCLIDSGSPSQELHNGDHISLMLTSRDIYDIAALCSRKERFFFKACGFRDDILGSAMMMYSRTVSSTCFEGERMVKQAGRKLLLVPSLQLQLAYSKTTTTKLNRIKHMDLERPRNYFCCVFKLQFLFYLKRLPSYIYWLHL, from the exons GAGTCCGAGTCAGGAACTGCACAATGGAGATCACATTAGCTT AATGCTCACAAGTAGAGATATTTATGACATAGCTGCTCTTTGTTCCAGAAAGGAGAG GTTCTTCTTCAAAGCATGTGGATTCAGAGATGATATCTTGGGCTCTGCTATGATGATGTATAGTAGGACAGTTTCAAGTACTTGTTTTGAAGGTGAGCGGATGGTTAAACAAGCTGGTCGAAAACTGTTGTTAGTTCCATCACTCCAATTGCAGTTAGCATATTCCAAGACAACTACCACAAAGTTGAACCGCATCAAACATATGGATTTAGAAAGGCCGAGAAATTACTTCTGTTGTGTATTCAAGCTTCAGTTTCTTTTTTATCTTAAAAGATTGCCCTCTTATATTTATTGGCTTCATTTGTAA
- the LOC107903982 gene encoding uncharacterized protein isoform X2, with amino-acid sequence MCLIDSGMLTSRDIYDIAALCSRKERFFFKACGFRDDILGSAMMMYSRTVSSTCFEGERMVKQAGRKLLLVPSLQLQLAYSKTTTTKLNRIKHMDLERPRNYFCCVFKLQFLFYLKRLPSYIYWLHL; translated from the exons AATGCTCACAAGTAGAGATATTTATGACATAGCTGCTCTTTGTTCCAGAAAGGAGAG GTTCTTCTTCAAAGCATGTGGATTCAGAGATGATATCTTGGGCTCTGCTATGATGATGTATAGTAGGACAGTTTCAAGTACTTGTTTTGAAGGTGAGCGGATGGTTAAACAAGCTGGTCGAAAACTGTTGTTAGTTCCATCACTCCAATTGCAGTTAGCATATTCCAAGACAACTACCACAAAGTTGAACCGCATCAAACATATGGATTTAGAAAGGCCGAGAAATTACTTCTGTTGTGTATTCAAGCTTCAGTTTCTTTTTTATCTTAAAAGATTGCCCTCTTATATTTATTGGCTTCATTTGTAA